In a genomic window of uncultured Fusobacterium sp.:
- a CDS encoding ABC transporter permease, whose amino-acid sequence MKRYSYQNNYLFLSPVIFIGVWEIIARIIGNSMIFPDILDIFNSLVNIIKNRDFLIILFNTLKKATISLVVSFFLGSMLGVLSYRYKFFYLIFFPFINFIKSIPTIAVIILVLIWSKVEFVPFFAGMMIVLPIIYENILGGIESIDNDLVKMAKIYNVSKFLIFKDIYLSGVYFFLAPSLSAIIGLTLKVIIAGEVLAQDSLSIGGEIFMGKIYLESATIFAWIIIIILVNFLIEITIKNFNLKLNRWRK is encoded by the coding sequence ATGAAGAGATATTCATATCAAAATAATTATCTTTTCTTATCACCAGTAATTTTTATTGGAGTATGGGAAATTATTGCAAGAATTATTGGAAATTCAATGATTTTTCCAGATATATTAGATATTTTTAATTCTTTAGTTAATATTATAAAAAATAGAGATTTTTTAATAATACTTTTTAATACTTTAAAAAAAGCAACTATAAGTCTTGTGGTCTCATTTTTTTTAGGAAGTATGCTAGGAGTTTTATCATATAGATATAAATTTTTTTATCTAATATTTTTTCCATTTATTAACTTTATAAAATCAATTCCTACAATAGCAGTTATAATTTTAGTATTAATATGGAGCAAAGTAGAGTTTGTTCCATTTTTTGCTGGAATGATGATTGTTTTACCAATTATATATGAAAATATTCTAGGTGGGATAGAATCAATAGATAATGACTTAGTAAAAATGGCGAAAATATATAATGTATCTAAATTTTTAATATTTAAGGATATTTATCTATCAGGAGTATATTTTTTCTTAGCTCCAAGTCTTTCAGCTATAATAGGGCTTACTTTAAAAGTGATAATAGCAGGAGAAGTATTGGCTCAAGATTCACTTTCTATAGGGGGAGAAATATTTATGGGAAAAATATATCTTGAAAGTGCTACTATATTTGCTTGGATAATTATAATAATTCTTGTAAACTTTCTAATTGAAATTACAATAAAAAATTTCAATTTAAAGCTTAATAGATGGAGGAAATAA